From Rhodamnia argentea isolate NSW1041297 chromosome 10, ASM2092103v1, whole genome shotgun sequence, a single genomic window includes:
- the LOC115747670 gene encoding transcription factor MYB61, with the protein MGRHSCCYKQKLRKGLWSPEEDEKLLRHITQYGHGCWSSVPKQAGLQRCGKSCRLRWINYLRPDLKRGAFSQEEEDLIIEFHAVLGNKWSQIAAQLPGRTDNEIKNLWNSCLKKKLRQRGIDPVTHKPLSEVETSDERDATSGQTQDKVSRASVELLSHLNPQISSSRTARSSKNSNLMAPTVSKGTIADGFVSNHQENSMMNICSSDFVDNFSPQQLNFSSSDSRFSNLWFTQTGKLLGSTLFPDFNSNVMSTLSPPSTNSFISTATMGMDFKPSDAVPSANSTSSASTGTADLHHGGSYFGNSLVSWGLLADCGSPDKEGSTSIHPSDMHQPGDFKWAAEYFQNPLFMAAALQNQAQQHVSLYNQIKPETQFVPDNSSSSMWDHLQGHEFLDNSSDTCVKDVQRLTALFGHI; encoded by the exons ATGGGGAGGCATTCTTGCTGTTACAAGCAGAAACTCAGAAAAGGGTTGTGGTCACCTGAAGAGGATGAGAAGCTTTTGAGGCATATCACTCAGTATGGCCATGGTTGTTGGAGCTCTGTCCCAAAGCAAGCCG GTCTACAGAGATGTGGCAAGAGCTGCAGATTGAGGTGGATTAATTACTTGAGGCCTGATTTGAAGAGAGGGGCATTCTCCCAAGAGGAAGAGGACCTCATCATTGAGTTCCATGCCGTTCTGGGGAACAA GTGGTCACAGATTGCAGCCCAATTGCCAGGCAGAACAGACAATGAGATAAAGAACCTGTGGAATTCTTGCCTGAAGAAGAAGCTCAGGCAGAGAGGCATTGACCCTGTGACCCACAAGCCTCTCTCTGAGGTTGAAACCAGTGATGAAAGGGACGCGACTTCAGGGCAGACCCAAGATAAGGTCTCCCGAGCGTCAGTTGAATTGCTAAGCCATCTCAATCCACAAATCTCAAGCTCCAGGACAGCAAGAAGCAGTAAAAACAGCAACTTGATGGCACCCACCGTGAGCAAGGGGACAATCGCAGATGGGTTCGTGAGCAATCACCAAGAGAACTCGATGATGAACATCTGCAGCTCAGACTTTGTTGACAATTTCTCTCCGCAACAATTGAACTTCTCATCAAGTGATTCCAGATTTTCTAACCTCTGGTTCACCCAAACGGGCAAATTACTTGGAAGCACCTTGTTCCCCGACTTCAATTCCAATGTAATGTCTACCCTTTCTCCTCCTTCAACCAACTCTTTTATCTCTACTGCTACAATGGGCATGGACTTCAAGCCGTCTGATGCCGTTCCTTCAGCGAATTCAACTTCAAGCGCAAGCACAGGAACTGCAGATTTGCACCACGGCGGCTCCTACTTCGGGAACAGCTTAGTTTCCTGGGGATTATTGGCAGATTGTGGCTCACCAGACAAGGAGGGATCGACCTCAATTCATCCATCAGATATGCATCAACCCGGAGACTTCAAGTGGGCTGCCGAATATTTCCAGAACCCTCTGTTCATGGCGGCCGCGCTGCAGAATCAAGCCCAGCAACACGTCAGTTTGTACAACCAGATAAAGCCAGAGACCCAGTTTGTTCCAGACAATTCAAGTTCCTCCATGTGGGATCATCTTCAGGGACACGAATTCTTGGACAATTCCTCAGACACATGCGTCAAGGATGTCCAGAGATTAACGGCGCTGTTCGGACACATTTAG